From Triticum aestivum cultivar Chinese Spring chromosome 4A, IWGSC CS RefSeq v2.1, whole genome shotgun sequence, a single genomic window includes:
- the LOC123088283 gene encoding bisdemethoxycurcumin synthase, translating to MASNSSIPATTLSEIRVAQRADGPAAVLAIGTANPPHCVPQEDYPDYYFSVTKSDHLTDLKRTFAKLCGMTGINRRFFHHTDKLLATHPDLSLDSRLDVVATASPELAASAAANAIAEWGRPANDITHLVVSTNAGSHAPGADVRLVTLLGLRHDVMRTMLQLNGCASGCAALRLAKDLAENNRGARVLVACVELTITAFRGPDEADSFDTLIPQGLFGDGAGAVIVGAEPYVHERPLFEMVSASQYMIPDTEHMLTMQLSSGGIGGTIATGLPRLAAGIVEQCLLDAFGDRLAGIEGVVEWNSLFWAVHPGSSAMLDHIVRALRLAPGKLAASRTVVREYGNMLGATVIFVLDEVRRQREDPEGEGAGHDEGWGVMMGFGPGFTVETMLLRAAT from the coding sequence ATGGCAAGCAACAGCAGCATCCCAGCCACTACCTTGAGCGAGATCCGTGTTGCTCAGCGTGCggacgggccggcggcggtgcTCGCCATCGGCACGGCGAACCCGCCCCACTGCGTGCCTCAGGAAGACTACCCCGACTACTACTTCAGCGTCACCAAGAGCGACCACCTCACCGACCTCAAGCGCACCTTCGCCAAACTATGCGGGATGACGGGCATCAACAGGCGTTTCTTCCACCACACGGACAAACTGCTCGCCACGCACCCGGACTTGTCCCTCGACTCCCGGCTGGATGTCGTGGCTAccgcctcccccgagctcgctgcGTCGGCTGCCGCGAACGCCATCGCCGAGTGGGGCCGTCCGGCGAACGACATCACCCATCTCGTCGTCAGCACCAACGCGGGGTCGCATGCGCCGGGCGCCGACGTCCGCTTGGTCACACTCCTCGGCCTCCGCCATGATGTCATGCGCACTATGCTCCAGCTCAACGGCTGCGCTTCCGGATGCGCCGCCCTACGCCTAGCCAAAGACCTCGCCGAGAACAACCGCGGCGCGCGCGTCCTCGTGGCCTGCGTCGAGCTCACTATCACCGCCTTCCGCGGGCCCGACGAGGCGGACTCCTTCGACACCCTCATCCCCCAGGGACTCTTCGGTGACGGTGCAGGTGCCGTCATCGTGGGTGCTGAACCCTACGTCCACGAGCGCCCGCTGTTTGAGATGGTGTCAGCCTCCCAGTACATGATACCAGACACCGAGCACATGCTCACCATGCAGCTCAGCAGCGGTGGCATCGGCGGGACCATTGCCACCGGACTGCCAAGACTGGCGGCGGGCATCGTTGAGCAGTGCTTGTTGGATGCGTTTGGCGACCGCCTAGCCGGCATCGAAGGTGTCGTCGAATGGAACAGCCTCTTCTGGGCCGTGCATCCCGGCAGCAGTGCGATGTTGGACCACATCGTCAGGGCACTCCGGCTTGCTCCTGGGAAGCTGGCGGCGAGCAGAACCGTGGTGAGAGAGTACGGGAACATGCTGGGCGCCACGGTGATCTTCGTGCTCGATGAGGTCAGGCGCCAAAGAGAAGATCCTGAAGGAGAGGGAGCTGGCCATGATGAAGGCTGGGGGGTGATGATGGGATTTGGACCGGGGTTCACTGTGGAGACGATGCTGCTGCGTGCCGCTACCTAG
- the LOC123083304 gene encoding probable carboxylesterase 5 — translation MHANKTSPANEKEGRDISVDMYPFIRKYKDGSIERFLRSPFVLASSDQGGNRGVATRDVVVDKATGVSVRLFLPSRAAETAGRNGLPVVLYVHGGSFCTESAFGRTYHRYATSLAASAGVLVVSVEYRLAPEFPIPAAYDDAWAALQWALSLSDPWLASYADPARTFLAGDSAGGNIVYHTAVRASHEVNDEMMDIAGLIMVHPYFWGAKRLPSELAWADDSEGAAAVFPPYGVDRLWPFVTAGLAGNDDHRIDPPASEIKSLACRRVLMAVAGKDTLRERGLDLAARMRDHDAPWPWMMQGHREVTVVESEGEDHGFHLYSPLRATSKRLMGSIVEFINQRPNSSLANRMVLGVPTTPFKDVFGYGMAMKSWGTRSSMPRNGAAVPWTRVINIFF, via the coding sequence ATGCATGCAAACAAGACTTCTCCAGCGAATGAGAAGGAGGGACGTGACATCTCGGTGGACATGTACCCCTTCATACGCAAGTACAAGGACGGCAGCATCGAGCGTTTCCTGCGCAGCCCATTCGTGCTGGCGTCGTCGGATCAGGGCGGCAACCGCGGGGTGGCGACGAGGGACGTCGTTGTCGACAAGGCCACCGGCGTGTCTGTGCGCCTATTCCTCCCGTCCCGTGCCGCCGAGACCGCAGGCAGGAATGGGCTACCTGTCGTCCTCTACGTCCATGGCGGCTCGTTCTGCACGGAGAGCGCTTTCGGCCGGACGTACCACCGGTACGCGACCTCCCTCGCCGCCAGCGCCGGAGTCCTCGTCGTGTCAGTGGAGTACCGTCTAGCTCCGGAGTTCCCCATACCCGCGGCCTACGACGACGCGTGGGCCGCGCTCCAGTGGGCGTTGTCCCTGTCCGACCCGTGGCTGGCCAGCTATGCCGACCCTGCGCGCACGTTCCTGGCCGGCGACAGCGCCGGCGGCAACATCGTTTACCACACGGCAGTCCGCGCCAGCCACGAAGTCAATGACGAGATGATGGACATTGCGGGGCTGATCATGGTACACCCTTACTTCTGGGGAGCCAAGCGGCTGCCCTCGGAGCTCGCGTGGGCGGACGACAGCGAGGGCGCCGCGGCGGTGTTCCCGCCGTACGGGGTGGACCGGCTGTGGCCGTTCGTCACGGCCGGCCTGGCCGGCAACGACGACCACCGGATCGACCCTCCAGCCTCAGAGATCAAATCGCTGGCCTGCCGCCGCGTGCTCATGGCCGTAGCCGGGAAGGACACTCTGCGGGAGCGCGGCCTCGACCTGGCGGCCCGTATGCGTGATCACGACGCACCATGGCCTTGGATGATGCAGGGGCACCGCGAGGTGACGGTAGTGGAGTCGGAGGGCGAGGACCACGGCTTCCACCTCTACAGTCCTCTGAGAGCCACAAGCAAGAGGCTCATGGGGAGCATCGTGGAGTTCATAAACCAGCGGCCCAACTCGTCGCTTGCTAATCGTATGGTGCTTGGCGTGCCCACGACGCCGTTCAAGGACGTGTTTGGGTATGGCATGGCCATGAAGTCCTGGGGCACACGGTCCAGTATGCCACGTAACGGTGCTGCGGTTCCGTGGACTCGTgtgatcaacatttttttctaG